In the Bacteroidales bacterium genome, one interval contains:
- a CDS encoding glycosyltransferase family 2 protein translates to MTETTEYSIIIPAYNEETVIGPFLEQMTKLGFCSKHEVILVDDGSTDRTAEIAGQFPIRIIHHGNNKGYGASLKTGIRKANGEKVITLDSDGQHDPVYLSKAMELLENHDMVIGERGIDSFQVRNRKGGKKLIRKVGEYLVEQQLPDFNSGFRGFDRKLILSMLHIMPNGFSFSTTSTLAFLKEGYTIGTFPIKVEERKGRNSNVRFLKDGTKTMLLLFRIIMLFNPLKVFFPASIIFTALGIGWGVYGYLAFQRFSNSAIILITLGMFLFFFGLLADQIALLNRKKS, encoded by the coding sequence ATGACAGAAACTACAGAATACAGCATCATCATTCCTGCTTACAATGAGGAAACCGTTATTGGCCCCTTCCTTGAACAAATGACCAAACTAGGCTTCTGCAGTAAGCACGAAGTGATCCTGGTAGATGATGGTTCTACTGACCGCACTGCTGAAATTGCAGGTCAATTTCCTATCAGGATAATCCATCATGGAAATAATAAAGGATATGGAGCATCCTTGAAAACCGGCATTAGAAAAGCTAATGGTGAAAAGGTAATCACTCTGGATAGTGACGGGCAACATGACCCGGTTTACCTTTCAAAAGCGATGGAACTGCTCGAAAATCATGATATGGTCATCGGTGAACGTGGAATTGACTCTTTCCAGGTACGGAATCGTAAAGGAGGAAAAAAACTGATCCGAAAAGTCGGCGAATACCTCGTTGAACAACAACTCCCCGATTTTAACTCCGGTTTCAGAGGGTTCGATCGTAAACTCATCCTCTCTATGCTGCACATAATGCCTAATGGATTTAGCTTTTCAACCACTTCAACACTGGCATTTCTAAAAGAAGGCTATACCATTGGCACCTTTCCCATCAAAGTGGAAGAGCGCAAAGGAAGAAATAGTAATGTCAGATTCCTGAAAGATGGAACTAAGACAATGCTATTGCTCTTTCGTATTATCATGCTATTCAATCCATTAAAAGTTTTCTTCCCTGCCAGTATCATATTCACTGCCTTGGGCATTGGTTGGGGCGTGTATGGTTATCTTGCTTTTCAGCGCTTCTCAAACTCCGCTATAATACTCATTACCCTGGGGATGTTCCTGTTTTTCTTTGGACTTTTGGCAGATCAGATTGCGCTGTTGAACAGGAAGAAGAGCTGA
- a CDS encoding T9SS type A sorting domain-containing protein produces MSLSRLVLLFFTIIIIGSELIAQQLSLPGTTSRITLKASPGISYQNGLTDPDYPPLELPDHYIGKQLPYIVDNSIHPFMRPIFQQQGASCGQAAGLAYNFCYEINRARNIPSNEASNQYPSHFTWNFMNAGTYYGVGVSYFHSFEILRQLGCPNEATFGPITMENPYFWMSGYEKYYQAMHNRISKVNSINLSNTRGLLTLKNWLNDHLDGSLTGGVANIYIGYYATNSLPPDSPEAGKQVVTTWDPIATHAMTIVGYHDSICYDMNSDGLFTNDLDINSDGLIDMKDWEIGGVKLANSYGIYFADSGYCYALYSTLATKYGYGGIWNNSAHVITVEPGYTPLLTLKATINHNKRGMIRLRVGVSADTLASYPEKIMEFPVFNFQGGEFNMRGGYGPDDKDLELGLDITPLVGAMKNGNTGRFFLLVDENDPLSSGTGSIKQFSILSYSENSPKEFTCPDTPFQLMGNGSTILYVNLHEQMADITISPESMPTAVAGLPVSVQLSATEAQLPLKWSIKREYSRLVGSTAFIHGGGSELPISTAQEGISMLILPFSFPFYGKTYDTLIIHTDGYLLFEAMNAPYPYLQDEALYLSQINGIGVFMNQHQQISLPEHGVWVNSDNGKVIVTWVLGSELTPDQSNNFSITLYPDGKIEQSFGDLNALLENPGISGISDGDGTNFQVQTWNKNTPAGLISFLPQQLPEGTEISEAGLISTQTITGDFTADFTVVLTDGRHIQKEKKYSLSNGPYVEVEISSGDDQMIEAGEEAEVSLRLTNNSSGVYENIQMVLRPVSPVIQVTDSIVTLNSLAPGSTSSLEQAFSFIVSDTISRNYEIAFLLQINWDGHQVQKLLNYTACKLNYSISGPLIIDQQNNQPDPGESCRLIFRLSNGGKKPVPDFNGLLSSTDPFISLSPPIGNPFLKLNNNSYDQAEWELSINPNTPQGHTATLQLMAISDQFDTLQENFSVTIGDTKILIIDLDRNHNSAVHIASSISKLGIMPSMQTSIDSNIFSFSQVFVCLGVKPFMHLLLSGENELLNHYLEQGGNVYLESGVMFGTSISYSAIEKFRVSGNTQAWTQRPDTLLGIPSTIMDGLQYHYKGDSLMIYNLIPEEPAIALFHDKNTGHIFTVANDSNTFRTIASSVEFGGIFPYAETTRELIMKEYLSFLGANPEALAANFNASNYSSCPGLDIHFEPFCAGEPLTYHWEFEEGDPAESFQSAPECRWSDPGFYGVRLTVTDHNGTNTLLKDHLIEILNCNDTQEKVNIWDGILYPNPASGSVYLKFYSPRQEMIKFCIHDISGKLIKCEERNISHGYINESIDIKGLSPGIYLLIINRHSGKELMRLTVR; encoded by the coding sequence AATTTCTGTTATGAGATCAACCGTGCCAGGAACATTCCATCTAATGAGGCGTCCAATCAATACCCAAGTCATTTTACCTGGAATTTCATGAATGCCGGTACATATTACGGAGTTGGGGTTAGTTACTTCCATAGCTTTGAAATTCTAAGGCAATTAGGATGCCCGAATGAAGCTACTTTTGGGCCTATAACCATGGAAAACCCATATTTCTGGATGAGTGGCTATGAAAAATATTATCAAGCCATGCACAACAGAATCAGTAAAGTCAACTCGATCAACCTAAGCAATACCAGGGGGCTGCTTACCCTGAAAAACTGGCTGAATGACCACCTTGACGGCTCATTAACAGGTGGGGTTGCAAATATCTATATTGGTTACTATGCTACCAATTCTCTCCCTCCAGATTCTCCCGAAGCCGGTAAACAAGTGGTTACAACATGGGATCCCATCGCAACACATGCAATGACAATAGTGGGTTATCATGATTCCATCTGTTATGATATGAATTCAGACGGTTTATTTACCAATGATCTGGATATCAATTCAGATGGTTTGATTGACATGAAGGACTGGGAAATAGGGGGAGTAAAACTGGCCAATTCATATGGAATTTATTTTGCCGACAGTGGGTATTGCTATGCACTCTATAGCACATTGGCAACGAAGTATGGGTATGGAGGAATTTGGAATAACTCGGCTCACGTCATTACAGTCGAACCCGGATATACACCTTTACTTACACTGAAAGCCACTATCAATCATAACAAACGGGGCATGATCAGGCTGAGAGTTGGTGTAAGTGCCGATACTCTTGCATCTTATCCCGAAAAAATTATGGAATTCCCTGTCTTCAATTTCCAGGGTGGCGAATTTAATATGCGAGGGGGATATGGTCCTGATGACAAAGACCTTGAACTTGGCCTCGATATCACACCCCTGGTGGGAGCCATGAAAAATGGAAATACAGGGCGATTCTTCCTGCTCGTGGATGAAAACGACCCGCTGAGTTCAGGAACAGGCAGTATTAAACAATTCTCCATTCTCTCCTACTCAGAAAATAGTCCAAAAGAATTCACATGTCCTGACACCCCTTTCCAACTGATGGGGAATGGAAGCACAATACTTTATGTGAATCTTCATGAGCAAATGGCTGACATAACGATTTCTCCTGAGTCAATGCCCACTGCAGTTGCAGGCTTACCGGTTAGTGTTCAGCTTTCAGCAACAGAAGCTCAGCTTCCTCTCAAATGGAGTATTAAAAGAGAATATTCAAGGCTTGTCGGTTCAACTGCCTTCATACATGGTGGTGGCTCTGAACTTCCAATCAGTACCGCACAGGAAGGTATTTCTATGCTGATTCTGCCCTTCTCGTTTCCATTCTATGGCAAGACCTACGACACCCTGATCATTCACACCGATGGCTACCTGCTCTTTGAAGCTATGAATGCTCCCTATCCCTATCTTCAGGATGAAGCACTCTACCTGAGCCAGATTAATGGGATCGGAGTGTTCATGAATCAGCATCAACAGATATCCCTGCCGGAACATGGAGTATGGGTGAACTCTGATAATGGGAAAGTAATCGTCACATGGGTTTTGGGTAGCGAATTAACTCCGGATCAATCAAACAATTTTAGCATTACTCTTTACCCTGATGGTAAAATTGAACAATCATTCGGTGACCTGAATGCCCTTCTGGAAAATCCGGGAATATCCGGAATTTCAGATGGAGACGGAACTAATTTCCAGGTACAGACATGGAATAAGAATACACCAGCAGGATTGATTTCATTTCTTCCCCAACAACTACCGGAAGGGACAGAAATATCTGAAGCAGGTTTAATTTCCACACAGACTATAACAGGAGATTTTACTGCAGATTTTACTGTTGTATTGACAGATGGGAGGCATATTCAAAAAGAAAAAAAGTATTCCCTTTCCAATGGACCTTACGTGGAGGTAGAGATTTCTTCAGGTGATGATCAAATGATTGAAGCCGGGGAAGAAGCAGAAGTATCCCTGAGACTAACGAATAATTCTTCAGGGGTATATGAAAATATTCAAATGGTTCTGAGACCTGTTTCTCCTGTAATCCAGGTAACCGATTCCATAGTAACATTGAACTCCTTAGCACCAGGAAGTACATCTTCATTAGAGCAGGCATTCAGCTTCATTGTTTCAGATACCATCTCCAGGAATTATGAAATTGCTTTTCTATTGCAAATCAATTGGGACGGTCACCAGGTGCAAAAACTCCTGAACTATACTGCCTGCAAATTAAATTACAGCATTTCCGGCCCCCTCATTATCGATCAACAAAACAACCAGCCTGATCCGGGTGAATCCTGCAGACTAATCTTTCGTTTATCCAACGGCGGGAAAAAGCCTGTTCCGGATTTTAATGGTTTGCTAAGCTCCACTGATCCATTTATTAGCTTATCTCCACCTATCGGAAATCCTTTCCTGAAATTAAACAATAACTCTTATGATCAGGCAGAATGGGAATTATCAATTAATCCTAACACGCCGCAGGGACATACAGCTACTCTTCAATTGATGGCAATCTCTGATCAATTTGATACCCTTCAGGAAAATTTCAGTGTTACCATCGGGGATACTAAAATCCTAATCATCGATCTCGACAGAAATCACAATTCTGCTGTTCATATTGCCTCTTCTATTTCAAAACTAGGGATAATGCCCTCTATGCAAACCAGTATCGACAGTAATATCTTTAGCTTCTCCCAGGTATTTGTCTGCCTGGGAGTGAAACCTTTTATGCATCTTTTATTAAGCGGGGAAAATGAATTACTTAACCATTACCTTGAACAAGGGGGAAATGTTTACCTGGAAAGTGGTGTAATGTTTGGTACATCAATCTCTTATAGTGCGATTGAAAAGTTCAGGGTAAGCGGGAATACTCAAGCATGGACACAACGGCCTGATACTCTGTTAGGCATACCCTCTACAATCATGGATGGACTTCAGTATCACTACAAAGGAGATAGCTTGATGATCTATAATCTCATTCCGGAAGAACCAGCGATCGCGCTTTTCCATGACAAGAACACAGGGCATATTTTTACTGTAGCCAATGATTCCAATACTTTTCGGACCATTGCCTCTTCAGTAGAATTTGGTGGAATTTTTCCCTATGCTGAAACTACCCGTGAATTGATCATGAAGGAATATCTCAGTTTTCTGGGTGCCAATCCGGAAGCCCTTGCTGCAAATTTCAATGCAAGTAACTATTCTTCCTGCCCGGGGCTTGATATACATTTCGAACCTTTTTGTGCAGGTGAGCCCCTCACTTACCACTGGGAATTTGAAGAGGGTGACCCTGCAGAATCTTTCCAATCTGCCCCGGAATGTCGGTGGTCAGATCCGGGATTTTACGGTGTAAGACTCACAGTAACCGATCACAACGGGACCAATACCTTGCTCAAAGATCACCTGATCGAGATTTTGAATTGTAATGACACTCAGGAAAAAGTTAATATCTGGGATGGAATACTTTATCCCAACCCTGCATCAGGCAGCGTATATCTTAAGTTCTACTCCCCACGGCAGGAAATGATAAAGTTCTGCATTCATGACATAAGCGGAAAATTAATCAAATGCGAAGAAAGAAATATATCCCATGGCTATATCAATGAATCTATCGATATAAAGGGACTATCTCCGGGTATTTATCTTCTAATCATTAACCGGCATTCAGGAAAGGAATTGATGCGATTGACCGTTAGGTAA
- a CDS encoding gliding motility lipoprotein GldH has protein sequence MHSTIPGLKQYNGIRKGLFLAMIICVLLSLPSCDRSIFYEEMQHVEGTDWKESDTLFFKFEVTDTLQAYDLSFSVRNTTSYQFQNLYLFITAWYPDQTWSRDTAECILAASDGEWLGKGNGKIRDSQYLFRKGVKFRRSGKYTIGVNQAMRTESLAGVSDIGIRLEKSGK, from the coding sequence ATGCATTCAACCATACCAGGCTTGAAACAATACAATGGGATCAGAAAAGGCTTGTTTTTAGCCATGATTATTTGTGTCTTATTGAGTTTACCGTCCTGTGACCGCTCCATTTTCTATGAAGAGATGCAACATGTAGAAGGAACAGATTGGAAAGAATCAGACACCTTATTCTTCAAATTTGAAGTAACAGACACATTACAAGCCTACGACCTCAGTTTCTCTGTCAGAAATACTACATCTTACCAATTTCAGAATTTGTACCTCTTTATAACAGCCTGGTATCCCGATCAGACCTGGTCAAGAGATACTGCTGAATGTATCCTGGCTGCTTCCGACGGTGAATGGCTTGGAAAAGGCAATGGCAAAATCCGTGATTCCCAGTATTTATTCCGGAAAGGTGTCAAATTCAGAAGATCCGGGAAATATACCATTGGCGTAAATCAGGCAATGCGGACTGAAAGTCTGGCAGGTGTTTCTGATATTGGAATCCGTCTTGAGAAATCAGGAAAATAA
- a CDS encoding DNA polymerase III subunit delta, with the protein MRFCDIPGQQKVKQRLIQSVQENRVSHAQLFLGPEGSGKLAMAIAYTQYINCKNRTPEDSCGTCSSCNKFSKLIHPDLHFLYPINKTKEIDEKKVTYKDFIVAWREYVLQNKCYLSLPGWYDKIGIEKKQGFISADDADSVNGTLAYKAYEAEYKVMVIWMVEKMNQQAANKLLKNLEEPPDKTLFVLISENHDQVISTILSRTQLIKFQPLEDETLAHFLDETYSLGAEKAKALSLLSNGNLRFALDRVLLDDSDSTEPDPDEEKFILLRDWMRKIYVYGVKTKEFDQLMEVIVRLIGDGSREKQKEFLTYTLDILRLCMLYHVGNSQLVKKTGEELEFISKFSAFVHPRNISQFDDEINKAILHIERNANANFIFTDLSLIMSRLIKIPANSHTKKT; encoded by the coding sequence ATGCGATTTTGTGACATCCCCGGACAGCAAAAAGTAAAACAGCGGCTTATTCAATCCGTTCAGGAAAACAGGGTCAGCCATGCACAACTATTCCTGGGGCCTGAAGGGTCTGGCAAACTGGCAATGGCCATTGCATACACCCAGTACATTAACTGTAAAAACCGCACCCCCGAAGATTCCTGCGGAACCTGTAGCTCCTGTAATAAGTTCAGCAAATTGATCCATCCCGATCTTCATTTCCTTTACCCTATTAATAAAACCAAGGAAATTGACGAAAAAAAGGTTACCTATAAGGATTTCATCGTAGCATGGAGAGAGTATGTACTTCAAAACAAATGCTATCTTTCTCTGCCAGGTTGGTATGATAAAATCGGGATTGAAAAGAAACAAGGCTTCATCAGTGCCGATGATGCAGATAGTGTGAATGGCACACTTGCATACAAGGCGTATGAAGCAGAATATAAGGTGATGGTGATCTGGATGGTTGAAAAGATGAATCAACAGGCTGCCAATAAACTACTGAAAAACCTGGAAGAACCACCTGATAAAACCTTGTTTGTTCTCATTTCTGAGAATCATGACCAGGTAATCAGTACCATCCTGTCCCGCACCCAACTCATTAAATTTCAGCCCCTGGAAGATGAAACACTGGCCCACTTTCTGGACGAAACCTACAGTCTTGGGGCTGAAAAAGCCAAAGCTTTATCGTTACTTTCCAACGGTAACCTGAGATTTGCTCTCGACAGGGTATTGCTGGATGATTCTGATTCTACTGAACCAGATCCTGATGAGGAAAAATTCATCCTTTTGCGTGATTGGATGAGAAAAATTTATGTGTATGGCGTTAAAACGAAAGAATTTGACCAGCTTATGGAGGTCATTGTCCGACTGATCGGAGATGGCAGCCGTGAAAAACAAAAAGAATTCCTTACTTATACCCTCGACATCCTTCGCTTATGTATGCTATACCATGTCGGGAATTCACAACTTGTAAAAAAAACAGGGGAAGAATTGGAGTTTATTTCAAAATTCTCGGCGTTTGTACACCCAAGGAATATAAGTCAATTCGATGATGAAATTAATAAAGCAATCCTTCATATTGAGCGGAATGCCAATGCCAATTTCATTTTTACCGACCTGTCACTGATCATGTCGCGACTGATAAAAATTCCCGCCAACAGCCATACCAAAAAAACGTAA
- a CDS encoding GNAT family N-acetyltransferase produces the protein MNELPRIIDIKDKSWAAPVLVLQRESYQIEADLIGFQEIPPLVESIEELLVCEEVFIIIGSKDDVKGLIALEMNNPDSLTISRLCVSPKYFRQGIAGTLVRWVLSSYPEVKIVNVSTGAENIPAIRFYENMGFAPRAYEWVANQSLKILKLEYSRG, from the coding sequence GTGAATGAGTTACCAAGAATTATCGATATTAAAGATAAATCCTGGGCGGCACCTGTCCTGGTATTACAGAGGGAATCGTACCAAATTGAAGCTGACCTGATTGGTTTCCAGGAAATCCCCCCATTAGTGGAGTCAATCGAAGAATTACTAGTATGCGAAGAAGTATTCATCATTATTGGAAGTAAGGATGATGTTAAAGGGTTGATAGCACTGGAAATGAACAACCCTGATTCCCTGACAATCTCCAGGCTGTGTGTCTCGCCAAAATATTTCAGGCAAGGGATTGCAGGTACCCTGGTTCGATGGGTGCTTTCTTCATATCCGGAGGTAAAAATCGTAAATGTCAGTACTGGTGCCGAGAATATTCCCGCGATCCGTTTTTATGAAAATATGGGATTTGCTCCCAGGGCTTATGAATGGGTGGCCAATCAATCGCTAAAGATCTTAAAGCTCGAATATTCAAGAGGATAA
- a CDS encoding class I SAM-dependent methyltransferase, whose product MHQKEDFQNPWTDADVEAHWDAVAHLYVKENDKVKDTHDQRFLFSLPQLDLYCSARVLNISSRDGEAASYINKFEPSVEVTNAEISQKLMDVATSLNPDISQVKINSYSTLPFANESFDRVLCLETLEHVENPVLFLEELHRVSIPDAKMVLSCPPATSEIPYRIYTALFGGHGEGPHRFPSSKEVKKWLKLTGWELTLHKGTVLLPVGPKWAKKAGESIIEKFQGTFIAELGIRQFYVCKKS is encoded by the coding sequence ATGCACCAAAAAGAGGACTTTCAGAATCCCTGGACCGATGCCGATGTAGAAGCACACTGGGATGCGGTGGCACATCTGTATGTGAAAGAAAACGATAAGGTGAAAGATACACATGATCAGCGCTTCCTCTTCAGCCTTCCCCAGCTCGACTTATACTGCAGTGCCCGTGTTCTGAATATCAGCAGCCGCGATGGGGAAGCTGCCAGCTACATCAACAAATTTGAGCCTTCTGTTGAAGTAACCAATGCTGAAATCTCACAAAAGCTGATGGATGTTGCCACTTCATTGAACCCGGATATCAGCCAGGTGAAGATCAACAGCTATTCAACACTTCCTTTTGCTAACGAATCATTCGACCGGGTACTTTGTCTTGAAACATTGGAACATGTCGAAAACCCGGTTCTTTTCCTCGAAGAACTTCACAGGGTCTCCATCCCGGATGCAAAAATGGTCCTGAGTTGTCCGCCTGCAACTTCCGAGATCCCCTACCGCATTTACACTGCTCTTTTTGGTGGTCATGGTGAAGGTCCTCATCGCTTTCCTTCTTCAAAAGAAGTTAAAAAATGGTTAAAGCTAACAGGCTGGGAATTAACTCTCCACAAAGGGACTGTTCTCCTCCCTGTAGGTCCAAAATGGGCAAAAAAAGCAGGAGAATCCATTATTGAAAAATTTCAAGGTACCTTCATTGCCGAATTAGGAATCCGCCAGTTTTATGTCTGCAAAAAGTCTTGA
- a CDS encoding glycosyltransferase translates to MQSLSIIIPAYNEAKTIHLILDKVRNVNLVGELRKEVIVVNDCSSDATAEVVAAYSKLHPDFNLRLENHQVNKGKGAAIHTGIKEATGQFIIIQDADLEYDPEEFNILLKPMLDGVADAVYGSRFMGGNPHRILFFWHTIGNKFLTFTSNIFSNLNLTDMETCYKLFRSEIIKGIPLQENRFGFEPEVTQKLAAIDRIRIYEVGISYYGRTYEEGKKINWKDGFRALYCILKYGLSQKKTFSKKKASPVTGAKKKLGRNIGYTLAFLIFLGLNLNFSHTDFYKHSYRYVFKSDGLGYYQYLPTWFILDNLDKQMKYAIKLPNGNMFNKYTWGTAFMQAPFFFMGHAYTLAKGLPTTGYSADYGFFIALGALLYAFLALCLVYLTLKKYVSSIIAFFTVLLLFFGTNLFFYTVAEPAMSHVYSFFLISLFIYKVPAFLEKPGIINSLWIGIPLAVAVLIRPTNIVIGFYLVLFGVTNSRLLWERIKFLFRSWPYLILMFLVAVIVFIPQMTYWHLTTGEWFVYSYKYSAGGNESFIYWNNPKIFKVLFGVVSGWFIYSPVMILSMLGLIFMIFRKHVQGMAILVVFLVILYINASWWCYTFDCAFGYRSFIEYYSLFAIPFAIILQQLVPDGYMIRKGILIVLAVFFSYLNIRMSILYNWDPCWFGPNWTWKNYEKVVKSSLKGGTLQINVHKLEENQ, encoded by the coding sequence ATGCAGTCACTTTCAATTATTATTCCTGCTTATAACGAAGCTAAGACCATTCACCTGATCCTTGACAAGGTCAGGAATGTGAATCTTGTAGGTGAATTGCGAAAAGAAGTGATCGTTGTAAATGATTGCTCATCGGATGCAACTGCAGAGGTTGTAGCTGCTTATTCAAAACTGCATCCTGATTTCAATCTTCGGTTGGAGAATCATCAGGTCAATAAAGGGAAAGGTGCAGCTATACACACAGGGATTAAAGAAGCAACCGGGCAATTTATTATTATTCAGGATGCTGACCTTGAATATGATCCTGAGGAATTCAACATTCTGTTAAAGCCTATGCTTGATGGAGTGGCAGATGCTGTTTACGGATCCCGCTTCATGGGGGGCAATCCACATCGTATCCTGTTTTTCTGGCATACGATTGGAAATAAGTTTCTGACGTTTACGAGCAACATTTTTTCCAATCTGAATCTTACAGACATGGAGACTTGTTATAAGTTGTTCAGAAGTGAAATCATTAAAGGCATACCATTACAGGAGAACCGTTTCGGCTTTGAACCGGAAGTAACGCAAAAGCTAGCTGCCATTGACAGGATCAGGATTTATGAGGTAGGGATTTCATACTATGGCAGGACCTATGAAGAAGGGAAGAAGATCAATTGGAAAGATGGTTTCAGGGCATTGTATTGCATTTTAAAGTATGGCCTTTCTCAAAAAAAGACATTTTCTAAAAAAAAAGCATCACCGGTAACCGGAGCTAAGAAAAAGTTAGGGCGAAACATAGGATATACGCTTGCATTTTTAATTTTCCTGGGACTGAATCTGAATTTTAGTCATACAGATTTCTACAAGCATAGCTACAGGTATGTTTTCAAAAGCGATGGGTTAGGGTATTATCAGTATTTACCTACATGGTTTATCCTCGATAACCTGGATAAACAAATGAAATATGCGATCAAGCTTCCTAATGGCAATATGTTCAATAAGTATACCTGGGGGACTGCCTTCATGCAGGCACCATTCTTCTTCATGGGACATGCTTATACATTAGCCAAAGGATTGCCTACAACAGGCTATTCAGCAGATTATGGTTTCTTCATTGCATTGGGTGCATTACTATATGCCTTCCTTGCTTTATGCCTGGTTTATCTTACTTTAAAAAAATATGTGTCCTCCATAATTGCCTTTTTTACAGTTCTTTTACTCTTTTTTGGAACCAACCTGTTTTTCTATACTGTGGCTGAACCTGCGATGTCGCATGTTTATTCTTTTTTCCTGATCAGTTTGTTTATTTATAAAGTCCCGGCTTTTCTTGAGAAACCCGGAATCATCAATTCACTTTGGATTGGGATTCCGCTTGCAGTGGCTGTGCTTATCAGACCAACCAACATAGTTATTGGGTTTTATCTTGTATTATTTGGAGTAACCAATTCCAGGTTACTGTGGGAACGGATAAAATTCCTTTTCAGAAGCTGGCCTTATTTAATTCTCATGTTCCTGGTGGCTGTTATTGTGTTTATACCACAAATGACTTATTGGCATCTTACAACAGGGGAATGGTTTGTTTATTCCTATAAATATTCAGCTGGTGGGAATGAATCCTTTATTTACTGGAATAATCCAAAAATATTCAAAGTATTATTTGGAGTAGTTTCCGGTTGGTTTATTTACTCCCCGGTAATGATTCTAAGCATGCTTGGACTCATCTTTATGATTTTCAGGAAGCATGTTCAGGGGATGGCAATACTGGTTGTATTCCTTGTAATTTTATATATAAATGCCAGCTGGTGGTGCTATACTTTTGATTGTGCTTTTGGATATCGCAGTTTCATTGAATATTATTCACTCTTTGCGATCCCCTTTGCGATCATTTTGCAACAACTGGTGCCAGATGGGTATATGATTAGGAAAGGCATTCTTATCGTGCTTGCTGTCTTCTTCAGCTACCTTAATATCCGGATGTCGATCTTGTATAACTGGGACCCATGCTGGTTCGGACCCAACTGGACTTGGAAGAATTATGAGAAAGTGGTAAAATCATCACTTAAAGGTGGGACGCTTCAGATTAACGTTCACAAACTGGAAGAAAATCAATAA